Proteins co-encoded in one Nicotiana sylvestris chromosome 7, ASM39365v2, whole genome shotgun sequence genomic window:
- the LOC138872756 gene encoding uncharacterized protein — MADCRLLQSEVDHILKQGYLTKLFSEKGKQAYMKNRQEPPKPTSPKRTVNIISGGEEINGMTYTAANKVSKVTITHGKRIRHVLEEESITFDDVDADDVLTPHNDALIISLFVHDTNMKRVLIDPGSSVNIILLRVLNEMQAENKLVPKVHTLSGFDNSSVVTKGEVTHTSFAEGVVKDTKFQVVKMEMAYNMILGRAWIHEMDVVPSTLHQVIKFPSLWGICQIRGDQQTSRNINSVADSNTRNKEK, encoded by the coding sequence ATGGCAGATTGTAGATtattacaaagtgaagttgaccatatattaaaacaagggtatctcaccaaattatttagtgagaaaggtaagcaagcatacatgaagaataggcaggagcccCCTAAACCTACTTCTCCAAAAAGGACCGTCAATATTATAAGCGGGGGCGAGGAAATCAATGGCATGACATATACCGCAGCTAATAAGGTCTCTAAAGTTACAATCACCCACGGGAAGCGGATCCGACATGTGTTGGAGGAAGAaagtattacatttgatgatgtAGATGCGGATGACGTGTTAACTCCACATAACGATGCACTGATAATATCTCtatttgtacatgatactaatatgaaacgagttttgattgatccaggtagttctgtAAACATTATTCTGTTAAGAGTACTAAACGAGATGCAAGCCGAAAATAAACTAGTACCAAAGGTGCATACTTTGTCTGGATTCGACAATTCAAGCGTTGTGACGAAAGGGGAGGTAACACATACTTCATTCGCAGAAGGGgttgtcaaagatacaaaatttcaggtggtaaagatggaaatggcttacaatatgattctcgggAGAGCATGGATCCACGAGATGGATGTCGTTCCGTCTACCTTGCATCAAGTCATTAAATTTCCATCACtatggggaatatgtcaaattcgtggggatcaacaGACATCCAGGAACATCAACTCCGTAGCAGATTCAAATAcgagaaacaaagaaaaatag
- the LOC104210410 gene encoding polyamine oxidase 2-like, protein MDSQNKSNRQLQRAPCFSGDGQRAGASPSVIVIGGGVAGLAAARALYDASFQVVVLESRDRIGGRVHTDYSFGFPVDLGASWLHGVCKENPLAPLIGRLGLPLYRTSGDNSVLYDHDLESYALFDMDGNQVPQDLVTKVGETFESILKETDTIRQEFSEDMSISRAISMVFERRPDLRLDGIAHKVLQWYLCRMEGWFAADADTISLKCWDQEELLPGGHGLMVRGYRPVINTLAKGLDIRLGHRVTQVVRRYNGVKVTVEDGRTFVADAAVVAVPLGVLKSKKIKFEPRLPEWKEAAINELGVGIENKIILHFEKVFWPNVEFLGVVAESSYECSYFLNLHKATGHPVLVYMPAGQLARDIEKLSDEDAANFAFKQLQRILPNSTTPIQYLVSHWGTDVNSLGSYSYDTVGKPHEFYERLRIPVDNLFFAGEATSMDYPGSVHGAYSTGLMAAEDCRMRVLERYGELDLFQPVMGEDTPVAVPLLISRM, encoded by the exons ATGGATTCTCAAAACAAGAGTAATCGCCAACTTCAGAGAG CTCCTTGCTTCTCAGGCGATGGACAGCGGGCTGGGGCTTCACCATCTGTCATTGTGATTGGTGGCGGAGTTGCTGGCCTTGCAGCTGCTCGGGCTCTTTATGATGCATCATTTCAG GTGGTTGTTTTGGAGTCACGAGATAGAATTGGAGGCCGAGTTCACACTGATTATTCATTTGGTTTTCCTGTTGACTTGGGTGCATCATG GTTACATGGAGTCTGCAAAGAGAATCCTCTGGCACCTCTAATCGGAAGACTAGGACTGCCTCTCTATCGTACAAGTGGTGACAATTCTGTGTTGTACGACCATGATCTGGAGAG TTATGCCCTTTTTGACATGGATGGGAATCAAGTTCCCCAGGACTTAGTCACTAAGGTTGGCGAAACATTTGAGAGCATTTTGAAGGAG ACTGATACAATTAGACAAGAATTTAGCGAAGACATGTCTATTAGCCGTGCTATATCTATGGTCTTTGAAAGGAGACCGGACTTGAG GCTCGACGGCATTGCTCATAAGGTGTTGCAATGGTACCTTTGCAGAATGGAAGGCTGGTTTGCTGCAGATGCTGATACCATCTCACTCAAGTGCTGGGACCAG GAAGAATTGCTTCCCGGTGGGCATGGTCTTATGGTCCGAGGATATCGTCCTGTCATCAATACACTAGCAAAAGGGCTTGACATACGCTTAGGTCACAG GGTTACACAAGTAGTAAGGCGTTATAATGGAGTGAAAGTGACAGTTGAGGATGGGAGAACTTTTGTAGCTGATGCTGCTGTTGTTGCTGTTCCTCTTGGTGTTTTAAAATCGAAAAAGATTAAGTTTGAACCCAGATTACCTGAATGGAAGGAGGCTGCAATCAATGAACTAGGTGTAGGGATTGAGAACAAGATTATTCTGCACTTTGAAAAGGTGTTTTGGCCTAATGTTGAGTTCTTGGGGGTAGTTGCAGAGAGCTCATATGAATGTAGTTACTTTTTGAATCTTCACAAGGCCACTGGCCATCCTGTCCTGGTTTATATGCCTGCAGGGCAACTGGCCCGTGACATTGAGAAACTGTCAGATGAGGATGCTGCTAATTTTGCTTTTAAGCAACTTCAGAGGATTCTTCCCAATTCGACTACTCCG ATTCAGTATCTTGTTTCGCATTGGGGTACAGATGTAAACTCACTTGGATCCTACAGCTACGATACAGTTGGGAAGCCCCATGAATTCTATGAAAGGCTGAGAATTCCGGTGGATAACCTATTTTTTGCTGGGGAGGCGACGAGTATGGATTACCCAGGTTCTGTGCATGGCGCATATTCAACAGGTCTAATGGCTGCTGAGGACTGCAGGATGCGTGTTCTGGAGCGGTATGGAGAGTTGGATCTGTTCCAGCCAGTCATGGGTGAAGACACTCCTGTTGCTGTCCCCTTATTGATCTCCCGTATGTAA